The following proteins are encoded in a genomic region of Galbibacter sp. BG1:
- a CDS encoding DUF6520 family protein: protein MKNLKLMLPMLAFILAIGMSFAFVNISDDPSTDYIIRNGVFEPLNLELDCGPGTAPCEVQFEGETQKYQVYDDDNISSPKQGNGSLIIL, encoded by the coding sequence ATGAAAAATTTAAAATTAATGTTACCGATGTTGGCCTTTATCCTGGCCATTGGAATGTCATTTGCATTTGTCAATATAAGTGATGATCCTTCTACAGATTATATTATCAGAAATGGTGTTTTTGAGCCTTTAAATTTGGAATTGGATTGTGGACCAGGAACCGCACCTTGTGAAGTCCAATTTGAAGGAGAGACTCAAAAGTATCAAGTATATGATGATGACAATATCTCTTCTCCAAAACAAGGGAATGGTAGCCTGATTATACTATAG
- a CDS encoding M16 family metallopeptidase, which produces MNTIKKTIFLLLTSYVCILCTAQSENPVHSATLPLDNSIRYGQLPNGFSYYIKSIEEPLSDLYLNLYVKAGTDQEDKSQLNFAHAIEHLAFKGTKNFPLGIRDSLKHSNIAITDYRGSSGETTNYLFKVPHNNGAVLDIALLWFSDIATGLRFTDEYTDQVKGELVEEFLIKSGEQLSESFATSSLEAELFPGRNSNINFFEHHKNYGPKELQKFYNDWYRPDLMAISVVGNIKDIDAMERRLKDRFSKIQLPLDPKTVPNSDADYYMRPPQFAIVERKTDTANVALVDNSVTFQLFFRAPSVLEKIHTMEGVKRLIKLKLLISIVNKRLEELTSKYNSFNALAFDRFSISSLPPLLEVRLKTYSREKEALQETVRALKQLQEYGILEEEWDEVKRDYLRDLNVGYENGTRYWNKEIFNHFKYNEALPSDKQENLKEWLSGLSLKSFNDHLFQFLSEMPKDIGIMAPTGHKALSLTENEIRFWIHDAYKGPVEDYKLPDVPKVLMGDEKVADLKEINYTDKGADISGARELLLNNGVRVILKPTSKASSNKVELHGFSPNGALSFPKPNQSSALNSSNIVRNAGVGKMDKFALKRFLSNTSIRVNPYTGFMETGIVGNAEHEDVEGMFQLIHLYFTAPRMDKVAYNDWKSGEKKAFLNHDYGLISADFSNSIRNITGDSFLSRGFNSLTKGLMGSEQFESIYRTDMVDAYEAYGQLFGSTEDFTFIITGDFSYGSMVPLVQKYLGNLPNTSKLSNTLKEVDLDPLPKGPVFKEITPPKYYVMKNVNYALKYISKATDPANWREQIKIDVLGKIIWNMAWDLRFTKGYNIYLITGFGKYNMDMRRYEIGFDLSCSNEELELLRKECKQIISKIKSGTVADHVFEDSRNFVMKNRINEQKRLYEHYYHEQPWVSPAERKRFIESLTIKDIVGIVNKYCNDGSLFEFVMRDKENL; this is translated from the coding sequence ATGAACACTATAAAAAAAACCATATTCTTACTACTGACATCGTATGTATGTATACTTTGTACGGCACAATCAGAAAATCCGGTGCACTCGGCCACTTTGCCCTTGGATAACAGCATTCGATATGGGCAATTGCCCAATGGATTTAGCTACTATATAAAATCCATCGAAGAACCGTTGTCCGATCTCTATCTTAATCTCTACGTAAAAGCAGGTACAGACCAAGAGGATAAAAGCCAATTGAACTTTGCACATGCCATCGAGCACTTGGCTTTTAAGGGCACCAAAAACTTCCCACTTGGAATTAGGGATTCCTTAAAACATAGTAACATTGCTATCACCGATTACAGGGGAAGTAGCGGAGAGACCACAAATTACCTTTTTAAGGTACCACATAACAATGGAGCGGTGTTGGACATAGCATTGTTATGGTTTAGCGACATAGCCACGGGATTAAGGTTTACTGATGAATATACCGATCAGGTTAAGGGGGAACTAGTGGAGGAGTTTTTAATTAAATCGGGGGAACAGCTTAGCGAAAGTTTTGCGACCTCTAGTTTAGAGGCAGAGCTGTTCCCGGGAAGGAATTCCAATATCAATTTTTTTGAACACCATAAAAATTATGGCCCTAAAGAACTCCAAAAGTTTTACAACGATTGGTACCGTCCCGATCTTATGGCCATAAGTGTCGTGGGCAACATAAAGGATATTGATGCCATGGAAAGGCGACTGAAAGATAGATTTTCCAAAATTCAATTACCGTTAGACCCTAAGACAGTTCCGAATAGCGATGCCGACTATTACATGCGCCCACCACAATTTGCCATTGTTGAGCGAAAAACGGATACAGCCAATGTGGCTTTGGTTGACAATAGTGTTACGTTTCAATTGTTTTTCCGTGCACCTTCCGTTTTGGAAAAAATACATACGATGGAAGGGGTAAAAAGGTTGATAAAACTGAAATTATTGATCAGTATCGTAAACAAGCGTCTTGAAGAGCTAACAAGTAAATACAACTCTTTTAATGCCCTTGCTTTTGACCGTTTTAGTATTAGTAGCCTTCCCCCATTACTTGAAGTAAGGCTAAAGACCTATTCCCGAGAAAAAGAGGCGCTCCAAGAAACTGTCCGGGCATTGAAACAGCTTCAGGAATATGGCATATTGGAAGAAGAGTGGGATGAGGTAAAAAGGGATTACCTAAGGGATCTAAATGTGGGTTATGAAAATGGAACAAGATATTGGAACAAGGAAATATTCAATCATTTTAAATATAATGAAGCACTCCCTTCGGATAAACAGGAAAATTTAAAAGAGTGGCTATCCGGTTTGTCCTTGAAAAGTTTTAATGATCATCTATTTCAGTTCCTATCGGAAATGCCAAAAGATATAGGAATTATGGCCCCCACTGGACATAAGGCATTGTCCTTAACGGAAAACGAAATACGTTTTTGGATCCATGATGCATACAAAGGTCCAGTAGAGGATTATAAATTGCCGGATGTACCAAAGGTATTGATGGGCGATGAAAAAGTGGCAGACCTTAAAGAAATTAACTATACCGATAAGGGAGCCGATATTTCCGGTGCGAGGGAACTGCTTTTGAATAACGGCGTAAGGGTTATTTTGAAGCCTACTTCGAAAGCATCGTCCAATAAAGTTGAACTGCATGGCTTTAGTCCAAATGGTGCCCTTTCTTTCCCCAAGCCAAATCAATCCTCTGCCCTGAATTCCTCGAATATCGTTAGGAACGCTGGGGTGGGAAAAATGGATAAGTTTGCACTTAAACGATTCCTTTCGAACACCAGTATTCGGGTCAACCCCTATACCGGGTTTATGGAAACGGGAATTGTTGGGAACGCTGAACATGAGGATGTTGAGGGGATGTTCCAGTTGATCCATTTATACTTTACCGCTCCCCGTATGGATAAGGTAGCATATAATGATTGGAAATCGGGAGAGAAAAAGGCCTTTCTCAATCACGACTATGGACTTATTTCAGCTGATTTTTCCAATAGTATTAGAAATATTACAGGGGATAGTTTCCTAAGCCGGGGATTTAATTCTTTAACCAAGGGACTTATGGGGAGCGAACAGTTCGAGAGTATCTACAGGACCGATATGGTGGATGCCTATGAAGCCTATGGGCAGTTATTTGGCAGCACAGAGGATTTTACCTTTATAATTACTGGGGACTTTTCCTATGGTTCCATGGTCCCATTGGTACAAAAGTATTTAGGGAATTTACCGAATACTTCAAAATTGTCGAATACTTTAAAGGAAGTGGATTTAGATCCACTGCCTAAAGGTCCTGTTTTTAAAGAGATTACGCCCCCAAAATATTATGTGATGAAAAATGTAAACTATGCACTAAAGTATATTTCAAAAGCTACAGACCCCGCTAATTGGCGGGAGCAAATCAAGATAGATGTTTTGGGAAAGATCATTTGGAACATGGCGTGGGACTTACGCTTTACAAAAGGGTATAATATTTATTTGATAACGGGATTTGGGAAATACAATATGGATATGCGCCGGTATGAAATAGGGTTTGACCTAAGTTGTTCAAATGAAGAATTGGAATTATTGAGGAAGGAGTGCAAACAGATTATCTCTAAAATTAAATCGGGAACCGTGGCAGATCATGTATTTGAAGACAGCCGTAATTTCGTAATGAAGAATAGGATAAACGAGCAGAAAAGGCTTTATGAACATTATTACCATGAACAACCTTGGGTAAGCCCTGCAGAGAGGAAGCGGTTCATCGAGTCATTGACAATAAAGGATATTGTAGGAATTGTCAATAAATATTGCAATGATGGAAGCCTTTTTGAATTTGTGATGAGGGATAAGGAAAACCTATAA
- a CDS encoding MauE/DoxX family redox-associated membrane protein: MKWYQKHTSLITEIIGYLFMLLFVFAAATKLIERDSFFNNLNNSPIIYHQTMATIVSWIIPILEIAVAMLIAWPKTRKKGLYGALILMIFFTFYSAGIVFFSPYTSCSCGGIITLLNWPQHLMLNIVLILLALTGIKLYRKKKPQLPYSKAE; this comes from the coding sequence ATGAAATGGTATCAAAAACATACAAGTTTAATTACTGAAATTATCGGTTACCTCTTTATGCTCCTTTTCGTTTTTGCAGCGGCAACAAAACTAATTGAAAGAGATAGTTTTTTTAACAACCTGAACAATTCACCAATAATATACCATCAAACGATGGCCACTATAGTGAGTTGGATAATACCTATACTGGAGATTGCAGTAGCTATGTTGATTGCTTGGCCCAAAACACGAAAAAAAGGACTTTACGGGGCCCTCATCCTCATGATATTTTTCACCTTTTACTCCGCAGGAATTGTATTTTTCAGTCCCTATACCTCTTGTTCCTGTGGCGGCATAATTACCCTATTAAATTGGCCACAACATTTGATGCTTAATATAGTGCTTATCCTACTGGCCTTAACCGGAATAAAGCTATACAGGAAAAAGAAACCGCAATTACCCTATTCTAAGGCGGAATAA
- a CDS encoding aminotransferase class I/II-fold pyridoxal phosphate-dependent enzyme: MAKIKRNNFLDTVDEVFTDAAKQGVLHLYADGDVFTGRKISIKKKLLFHFGTTGYLGLEQDERLKKAAVEAIYRYGTQFPLSKTYISHPLYRSLEEKVTEMYGHPVIITKNSSLGHIGVIPSAVDDRDAIILDHQVHWSVQSAAKTLKTRSVHIEMIRHNHLDMLENKIKKLSTKHKRIWYMADGLYSMYGDEAPVLELLELSNKYPQLHLYFDDVHGMSWTGKNGTGFIMDKLQDLPEHVLLFGTLSKTFGASGSVLVCSNKKMYRKIKTFGGPLTFSAQLEPASVAAAIASADIHLSPEIYSLQQELLERINFFNSELSKTDLPLIKRNNSPVFYIGTGMPITGYNFVNRLMKEGFFVNLGIFPAVPIKNTGVRITVSRHNQKEEIKALVEAMVYHYPKALEATFTTNDRVRKAFNLPKKALKTNIEDKSDGLNIQMERSITAIGKEEWNALFGDRGVFDWDGLEFLEKTFSKNQKAEENWEFYYFIIRDQLGKPVLATYFTYALWKEDMLAPASVSKEIERIRLDNPYYMTSYVLSMGSLFTEGAHLYLDNYHPSWQNAMHRLFHEIEKLDDTLDPSMIVFRDFDTMEVLNEFFHNHGFFKVSMPEAGIIHNLKWEGVDGYLSSLSSKSRRHFKKDIAPFEPHFKIEVSDKALPEQIDIFHGLFENVRKNNLGLNTFGFPKDMLQYMSDSSHWEFIVLTLKRTFLDNTNEAVVGVMFCYKNQGNTYVPAFVGMDYKYAYDHQVYRQLLFQTVKRAGELGCKAIDFGLTAGFEKRKIGADIIGKSAYIQAKDNFSMELMEMMETKK; this comes from the coding sequence ATGGCTAAAATTAAACGTAACAATTTTTTGGATACTGTGGATGAAGTATTCACCGATGCAGCGAAACAAGGGGTACTTCATTTATATGCGGATGGGGACGTATTTACAGGAAGAAAAATAAGTATCAAGAAAAAGTTATTGTTCCATTTCGGGACTACTGGCTACCTTGGTTTGGAACAGGACGAGCGGCTTAAGAAAGCGGCCGTGGAAGCTATTTATAGGTACGGTACCCAGTTCCCATTATCCAAGACGTATATATCTCATCCCCTCTACCGCAGTTTGGAAGAAAAGGTCACTGAAATGTACGGTCATCCCGTGATTATTACAAAAAACAGTAGCTTGGGACATATTGGGGTCATTCCAAGTGCTGTGGACGACCGTGATGCCATTATACTAGACCATCAAGTGCATTGGAGCGTACAAAGTGCTGCAAAAACCTTAAAAACCCGCAGTGTCCACATTGAAATGATACGCCACAACCATTTGGATATGTTGGAAAATAAGATCAAAAAGCTTTCAACAAAGCACAAAAGAATATGGTACATGGCAGATGGCCTCTATTCCATGTATGGCGATGAAGCACCGGTACTGGAGCTCTTGGAACTCAGTAATAAGTATCCCCAATTGCACCTATATTTTGATGATGTACATGGGATGAGTTGGACAGGGAAAAACGGCACGGGCTTTATTATGGACAAACTTCAGGATTTGCCGGAGCACGTGCTTTTATTTGGGACACTCAGTAAAACTTTTGGGGCCAGTGGCTCTGTATTGGTATGCTCCAATAAAAAAATGTACCGTAAAATTAAAACCTTCGGGGGGCCGCTCACCTTTTCCGCCCAATTGGAACCGGCATCGGTAGCGGCGGCCATTGCTTCTGCGGATATCCACCTCTCTCCAGAAATTTACTCCCTCCAACAGGAGCTTTTAGAACGTATCAACTTTTTCAATTCCGAACTTTCCAAGACCGATCTACCCCTGATCAAAAGAAACAATTCCCCTGTTTTTTATATTGGGACGGGCATGCCCATAACGGGATACAATTTTGTCAACCGATTGATGAAAGAGGGTTTTTTTGTCAATCTTGGTATATTCCCGGCAGTTCCCATTAAAAATACGGGGGTCAGGATTACGGTTTCAAGACATAACCAAAAAGAAGAGATAAAGGCATTGGTGGAAGCTATGGTCTATCATTATCCCAAAGCACTGGAGGCCACCTTTACCACTAATGATAGGGTTAGAAAAGCATTCAACTTGCCTAAAAAAGCTTTAAAAACAAACATTGAGGATAAATCGGACGGACTAAATATCCAAATGGAACGTAGCATTACTGCTATCGGGAAAGAAGAATGGAATGCCCTATTTGGGGATCGTGGGGTTTTTGACTGGGATGGGCTTGAGTTTCTTGAAAAAACATTTTCTAAAAATCAAAAGGCCGAGGAAAACTGGGAATTCTATTATTTCATCATCCGGGACCAACTGGGAAAACCGGTATTGGCCACTTATTTTACCTACGCACTTTGGAAAGAGGATATGCTGGCACCTGCTTCAGTTTCAAAAGAAATAGAACGAATTAGACTGGATAACCCCTATTATATGACTTCATATGTACTGAGTATGGGTTCACTTTTTACCGAGGGCGCTCACCTTTACCTGGATAATTATCATCCATCGTGGCAAAATGCAATGCATAGGTTGTTTCATGAAATCGAAAAATTGGATGATACCTTGGATCCTTCAATGATTGTGTTCAGGGATTTCGATACCATGGAAGTCCTGAACGAGTTTTTTCACAACCATGGATTTTTTAAGGTTTCGATGCCGGAAGCCGGTATAATCCATAACCTTAAATGGGAAGGGGTAGATGGCTACCTGAGCAGCTTATCCTCAAAATCGAGAAGGCATTTTAAAAAGGATATAGCACCATTTGAACCCCATTTTAAAATCGAAGTTTCAGATAAGGCCTTACCAGAACAAATAGATATATTCCATGGACTTTTTGAAAACGTTAGAAAGAATAATTTGGGGTTGAATACATTTGGTTTCCCTAAAGATATGTTACAGTATATGTCCGATAGTTCCCATTGGGAATTTATTGTGCTAACCCTGAAACGGACTTTTTTGGACAATACAAATGAAGCTGTGGTGGGGGTTATGTTCTGTTATAAAAATCAGGGCAACACCTATGTTCCCGCCTTTGTGGGGATGGATTACAAGTACGCCTATGATCACCAAGTGTACCGCCAATTACTTTTTCAGACTGTCAAGAGGGCAGGTGAGCTAGGCTGTAAGGCCATTGATTTTGGATTGACTGCAGGTTTTGAAAAGCGAAAAATTGGCGCGGATATCATAGGAAAAAGTGCTTATATACAAGCAAAGGATAACTTTTCCATGGAGCTTATGGAAATGATGGAGACCAAAAAATAA
- a CDS encoding helix-turn-helix domain-containing protein, producing MGTTIVTTDDLREFKMELLDEIKEALNQEGRFQQKKWIRSAEVMELLSISPGTLQNLRINGTIPYTKIGGVLYYDSQEIHGILEKNRIDNRF from the coding sequence ATGGGAACAACAATCGTTACAACAGATGATCTCCGGGAATTTAAAATGGAACTGCTCGATGAGATCAAAGAGGCCTTGAACCAAGAAGGCAGGTTCCAGCAAAAAAAATGGATCCGCTCCGCCGAGGTCATGGAACTGTTGAGCATTTCCCCGGGGACCTTACAGAACCTAAGGATCAATGGGACCATCCCCTATACCAAGATCGGAGGGGTCCTGTACTACGATTCCCAGGAAATCCATGGCATCCTGGAGAAGAACCGTATCGATAACCGGTTTTGA
- a CDS encoding helix-turn-helix domain-containing protein has translation MYTNNNNNRLEKIYLQLLELSKGNFSTLIERTEHKDDLEALAALVNMATEEIKDSFLHEGYVNFHDSYVLNTQILMVLNEDFCIEETNESGYLLLGFGYKNLIGKPFEHFISDESKEKWDLVKKAITSSSTTEESLQLSFLTKQGLELPAFCRVIHFIEDTILKGKTIVTSFDMVQTQKYIEEKTQRKIQSRLYFPKKQKRKQSVLQLNDIEIIRAVSEHIKNHLDQDLPSLKEMAHQFGTNEYKLKKGFKELNGMTVFQFLKEERLKKAHVIVEHSNKSFKEIAKMVGFKNSTHFSREFNIRFGYRPRALRSLKA, from the coding sequence ATGTATACCAACAATAATAACAACCGTTTAGAAAAAATATACCTTCAACTTTTGGAACTATCCAAAGGTAATTTTTCGACCTTAATCGAACGAACTGAACATAAGGACGATCTGGAAGCACTTGCCGCATTGGTTAATATGGCTACAGAAGAAATTAAAGATTCATTCTTACATGAAGGCTATGTAAATTTCCATGATTCATATGTGCTCAACACCCAAATCCTTATGGTCCTGAATGAAGACTTTTGTATTGAGGAAACCAATGAAAGTGGTTATTTGCTTTTAGGTTTTGGTTACAAAAACTTAATCGGAAAACCATTCGAGCACTTTATTAGTGATGAATCCAAAGAAAAATGGGACTTGGTAAAAAAAGCCATTACGTCATCCTCCACTACTGAAGAATCTTTGCAACTTTCTTTCCTGACGAAACAGGGCCTAGAACTCCCTGCTTTTTGTAGGGTTATTCATTTTATAGAGGACACCATTCTTAAAGGAAAAACCATTGTCACTAGCTTTGATATGGTGCAGACGCAAAAATATATTGAAGAAAAGACGCAAAGGAAGATACAAAGTCGGTTATACTTTCCAAAAAAACAGAAAAGAAAACAGAGTGTCCTTCAACTGAACGATATAGAAATAATAAGGGCCGTAAGCGAACATATCAAAAATCACTTAGACCAGGATTTACCGTCACTTAAAGAAATGGCGCATCAATTTGGGACCAATGAATACAAACTAAAAAAAGGCTTTAAGGAATTGAATGGCATGACCGTTTTCCAGTTTCTTAAAGAAGAACGTCTTAAAAAAGCACATGTTATCGTTGAACATTCCAATAAGTCTTTTAAGGAAATTGCAAAAATGGTAGGATTTAAAAATTCCACACATTTTTCCAGGGAGTTCAATATCAGGTTCGGTTATCGTCCTAGAGCACTAAGGAGCCTTAAAGCTTAA
- a CDS encoding RteC domain-containing protein, with product MNGKYRHVIDKFNQMLAGIQSEKRISLKKSNEGIHLCNNTLYLLKGIVEKHGFGHIEEEIYFFKKVKAEPLSYLVYFSEVRSCELLMPKIGVNNQLSFLKKKIRRINKFFNRNWDFVHYMEQELNYLDKQYFTRENQEFPVYALPEACYLDPKFFTSKDMLWARIKGMNHFSTYIKNLIKEIELQGKKRHPQGHFAKPLHWTSSKAALTELIYALYATKAINNGHDDIKSIAANFEMLFDIKLDNLYKTYFEIKARKGRRSRFLEELAERFNEKMENDDDF from the coding sequence ATGAATGGAAAATACAGACATGTAATCGATAAGTTCAATCAGATGTTGGCTGGTATACAGTCGGAAAAAAGGATTTCCCTTAAAAAGTCAAATGAAGGGATCCATTTGTGCAACAACACGCTCTATCTTCTAAAAGGGATCGTTGAGAAGCATGGATTTGGGCATATCGAAGAGGAGATATATTTCTTCAAGAAAGTAAAGGCCGAACCGCTCAGCTATCTCGTCTATTTCAGTGAAGTACGTTCTTGCGAGCTTTTAATGCCCAAAATAGGTGTCAACAACCAATTGTCTTTCCTTAAAAAGAAAATCCGTCGCATCAATAAGTTTTTTAACCGTAATTGGGATTTTGTCCATTATATGGAGCAAGAACTAAACTATCTGGACAAGCAGTATTTTACCCGGGAAAACCAAGAATTTCCAGTTTATGCCCTTCCCGAGGCCTGTTACCTGGATCCTAAATTTTTTACTTCCAAAGATATGCTGTGGGCAAGAATAAAAGGGATGAACCATTTCAGTACCTATATAAAAAACTTGATCAAAGAAATTGAGTTGCAGGGTAAAAAGCGGCATCCACAGGGCCATTTTGCCAAACCGCTCCATTGGACTTCTTCCAAGGCCGCACTCACGGAACTTATCTATGCCCTATATGCCACAAAAGCGATTAATAATGGTCATGACGACATAAAATCCATAGCTGCAAATTTTGAAATGCTATTTGATATTAAGCTAGACAATCTTTATAAAACTTATTTTGAAATTAAAGCTAGAAAAGGCAGAAGGTCCCGTTTTCTTGAAGAGCTGGCCGAGCGCTTTAATGAGAAGATGGAAAATGATGATGATTTTTAA